A window of Streptomyces gilvosporeus contains these coding sequences:
- the brxD gene encoding BREX system ATP-binding protein BrxD — protein sequence MSSAIPNPVSPASAARRRTVIDALRRGAVPDSGLDLLATGLGRFEAALDAELDAVASGGSVFKAVRGEYGSGKTFFTRWLGERAKRLGFAVAEIQVSETETPLHKLETVYRRLTERLTTASFPPSALRPIVDAWFYALEEDALAAGASEEELTDEVERLLTARLAEVSRHAPSFATALRGYRAALTEGDEATAAAVLAWLGGQPHVAAAARRSAGVRGDLDHFGALGFLQGLLTVLRDSGHRGLFVVLDEVETLQRVRSDARDKALNALRQLIDEVHSGRFPGLYLVITGTPAFYDGQQGVQRLAPLAQRLATDFTTDPRFDNPRAVQLRLPGFTPESLVSLGVTIRDLYAAGAAAPDRIRALADDAYVADLAGAVGGALGGKVGVAPRLYLKKLVGDVLDRIDQFDDFDPRQHYKLTVINSELTDVERNSAAATSADDIELDV from the coding sequence GTGAGCTCCGCAATCCCGAATCCCGTGTCTCCCGCCTCCGCTGCCCGCAGACGGACGGTCATCGACGCGCTGCGACGCGGCGCTGTGCCCGACAGCGGACTCGATCTGCTGGCCACCGGCCTGGGCCGGTTCGAGGCAGCGCTCGACGCCGAGTTGGACGCGGTCGCGTCGGGCGGGTCGGTGTTCAAAGCCGTACGCGGCGAGTACGGATCGGGCAAGACGTTCTTCACCCGATGGCTGGGAGAGCGGGCGAAACGCCTCGGCTTCGCCGTGGCCGAGATCCAGGTCTCGGAGACCGAGACTCCGCTGCACAAGCTGGAGACCGTATACCGACGCCTCACCGAACGGCTGACCACCGCGAGCTTCCCTCCGAGCGCACTCAGGCCGATTGTGGACGCCTGGTTCTACGCACTTGAGGAGGACGCTCTCGCAGCCGGAGCGAGCGAGGAGGAGCTGACCGATGAGGTCGAAAGGCTGCTGACGGCCCGACTGGCCGAAGTCTCCCGGCATGCCCCCTCCTTCGCCACTGCGCTGCGCGGCTACCGGGCCGCACTCACCGAGGGCGACGAAGCAACGGCGGCGGCTGTTCTGGCCTGGCTGGGCGGCCAGCCGCACGTTGCCGCGGCGGCACGACGGTCCGCCGGAGTCCGCGGGGACCTCGACCATTTCGGAGCTCTGGGTTTTCTCCAGGGCCTGCTGACCGTGCTGCGCGACTCGGGACACAGGGGGCTGTTCGTCGTCCTCGACGAGGTGGAGACACTCCAGCGGGTGCGGTCCGACGCCCGTGACAAGGCGCTCAACGCCTTGCGTCAGCTCATCGACGAGGTTCATTCGGGCCGCTTCCCCGGCCTCTATCTGGTGATCACCGGTACCCCGGCTTTCTACGACGGTCAGCAGGGTGTGCAGCGCCTCGCCCCGCTCGCGCAGCGCCTCGCCACGGACTTCACCACCGACCCCCGGTTCGACAATCCACGCGCGGTGCAGCTGCGGCTGCCCGGGTTCACACCGGAATCGCTGGTGAGCCTCGGCGTGACCATCCGCGACCTTTACGCGGCGGGAGCCGCCGCCCCCGACCGGATCAGGGCTCTCGCAGATGACGCCTACGTCGCGGACCTCGCCGGCGCCGTCGGTGGAGCGCTGGGCGGCAAGGTGGGGGTAGCGCCACGGCTCTACCTGAAGAAGTTGGTGGGTGACGTCCTCGACCGTATCGATCAGTTCGATGACTTCGACCCGAGGCAGCACTACAAGTTGACGGTGATCAACAGCGAACTCACCGACGTGGAACGGAATTCGGCTGCCGCGACCTCGGCCGACGAC
- a CDS encoding DUF3800 domain-containing protein, with the protein MLLTYVDESYDNDRYWMVALVVAEKHLRSLHRALDSVVTKAAEEYPVDRHAELHGHALVHARDDWQRMGHKGRNMIRARIGVYGDAMKAIGAHDVRVIVRGLDLRAYWAHHTDDGPFRPPHEVVLRHLLEQICDHVQVRDELALVIADEIDGADDHRRHFRDYQQAGTGESISNTLPCLVDTIHFAPSKASRLLQAADLIAYLHRRLVSGQDADPRARKANETLWSFVAPRVAHQHCWAPPQPTC; encoded by the coding sequence GTGTTGCTGACCTACGTCGATGAGTCATACGACAACGACCGCTACTGGATGGTTGCTCTCGTGGTGGCCGAGAAACATCTGCGGTCGCTGCACCGCGCTCTCGACTCCGTCGTGACCAAGGCTGCAGAGGAATACCCGGTCGACCGCCATGCCGAACTCCATGGGCACGCTCTGGTGCACGCCCGGGACGACTGGCAGCGGATGGGTCACAAGGGCCGCAACATGATTCGTGCCCGCATCGGTGTCTACGGCGATGCCATGAAGGCGATCGGTGCGCATGATGTGCGTGTGATAGTCCGGGGGCTCGACCTACGGGCCTACTGGGCACATCACACCGATGACGGGCCGTTCCGGCCTCCCCACGAGGTGGTACTGCGCCACCTGCTGGAGCAGATCTGCGACCACGTGCAGGTGCGGGACGAGCTGGCTCTGGTGATCGCGGATGAGATCGACGGAGCGGACGACCACCGGCGCCATTTCCGTGACTACCAACAGGCCGGTACGGGCGAGAGCATCAGCAACACCCTTCCGTGCCTCGTCGACACCATTCACTTCGCGCCGTCGAAGGCGAGCCGGCTGTTGCAGGCCGCGGACCTTATCGCTTATCTGCACCGCCGGCTGGTCAGCGGCCAGGACGCCGACCCCCGAGCGCGCAAGGCCAACGAGACCCTGTGGTCCTTCGTCGCGCCCCGTGTCGCCCATCAGCACTGCTGGGCTCCGCCGCAGCCCACCTGCTGA